One genomic region from Armatimonadota bacterium encodes:
- a CDS encoding sugar phosphate isomerase/epimerase, which translates to MSGIISIREGGYGSWENAVANIADAGIRHLEINVRPLDQLETIAAACKDAGVSILTLSGGVNLDQEASIDAATATLDACAKLGVPIWFCSANGTELDRAIHMARLKYLGDEASARGVVIALETHPPFCQNADGMLRTIEEVNSPAVRINLDTANIFYYNEGLDSADELERVIGFTASLHLKDTDGGYHSPNFPVLGEGVVQFPRIKQILASANFAGPLTLELEGPLVDGLDVAQRHEKVIACMDYLRSIGLA; encoded by the coding sequence ATGTCCGGGATCATCTCTATCCGCGAGGGCGGCTACGGTAGCTGGGAAAACGCCGTGGCCAACATCGCCGACGCCGGTATCCGTCATCTCGAGATCAATGTTCGCCCCCTGGATCAGCTCGAGACCATTGCCGCAGCCTGCAAGGACGCCGGTGTCAGTATTCTCACTCTCAGTGGCGGAGTGAACCTGGATCAGGAGGCCTCCATCGACGCAGCGACTGCCACCCTTGACGCCTGCGCGAAGCTGGGCGTGCCCATCTGGTTCTGCAGCGCCAACGGTACCGAACTGGACCGCGCAATTCACATGGCGCGGCTCAAGTACCTGGGCGATGAGGCCTCCGCCCGCGGTGTCGTGATCGCTCTGGAGACCCACCCGCCCTTCTGTCAGAATGCCGACGGCATGCTGCGAACCATCGAGGAAGTGAACAGCCCGGCAGTGCGGATCAACCTGGATACCGCCAACATCTTCTACTACAATGAGGGGCTGGACAGCGCCGACGAGTTGGAGCGCGTGATAGGTTTCACCGCAAGCCTGCACCTGAAGGACACCGACGGCGGTTACCACTCGCCCAACTTCCCCGTTCTCGGCGAGGGCGTTGTGCAGTTCCCGCGCATCAAGCAGATCCTGGCTTCGGCGAATTTCGCCGGGCCGCTGACCCTGGAGCTCGAGGGGCCGCTCGTAGACGGTCTGGATGTGGCCCAGCGCCACGAGAAAGTGATCGCATGCATGGACTACCTGCGCAGCATAGGGCTTGCTTAG
- the tpx gene encoding thiol peroxidase, with protein sequence MAERTGVVAFKGDGLTLEGGELVLGQPAPEFRIRTGLAPDTEYTLATDAGKIRLLSVVPSLDTPVCSLQTQRFNAEAEALGDKVVIVTVSMDLPPAQERWCQANSVANLKTASDYYDHSFGLATGLRIKELGLLARAVVILDGDGVVRYIQIVPEVTDEPDYDDALAAAKKIAG encoded by the coding sequence ATGGCAGAACGAACCGGCGTAGTGGCGTTCAAAGGCGATGGTTTGACTCTCGAAGGTGGGGAGTTGGTTCTGGGGCAGCCTGCACCTGAATTCAGAATTCGCACGGGACTTGCCCCTGACACGGAGTACACTCTCGCAACGGACGCGGGGAAGATCCGGCTCCTGAGCGTGGTGCCCTCCCTGGATACGCCGGTCTGCAGTCTGCAGACCCAGCGGTTCAATGCAGAAGCTGAGGCGCTCGGTGACAAGGTGGTCATCGTTACGGTGTCCATGGATCTGCCGCCGGCCCAGGAGCGCTGGTGTCAGGCCAACTCCGTGGCGAATCTGAAGACCGCGTCGGACTACTACGACCACAGCTTCGGGCTGGCCACGGGCTTGCGAATCAAGGAACTGGGGCTGCTGGCCCGGGCGGTGGTCATCCTGGACGGAGACGGGGTCGTGCGATATATCCAGATTGTTCCGGAAGTCACCGACGAGCCGGACTACGACGACGCACTTGCTGCGGCGAAAAAGATCGCTGGATAG
- a CDS encoding radical SAM protein, whose protein sequence is MVDITSIREKIDSGVPLEDHDATELYSSSDLLGLGMLAQTVRQRVGSSACSLISVRRIRYSNVCRNRCRHCDGSLIEGAEGAYTASVSEVVNRVGEAVEVGVDQIQLTGGSNPEPAYDYYMEMVGAVRAAFPDIHIQGFAPEQLANIAKRAALTFTEVLRDLKNAGLSSLLEDGADIFDPTIRTYLCPAKCTGGTWLQIMREAHELGMFTGASMLYGHLEGPETKTEHLSRLRDLQDETDGFTFFAPRAFRRSKRVRNGLVGGLEDLREFAVSRVFLQNFPHIRCYANDLGMKTTQIALQFGVDSVVVLVRDGEPLDDGMRADVGLPNATQLRDLLERVCPSVCPAHLNHQDEIPAEK, encoded by the coding sequence ATGGTTGATATCACCAGTATTCGCGAGAAAATCGATAGCGGTGTTCCTCTTGAGGATCACGACGCCACGGAACTGTATAGCTCAAGCGACCTGCTTGGCCTGGGCATGCTCGCGCAGACCGTTCGTCAACGTGTAGGGTCATCCGCATGTAGCCTGATTTCGGTAAGACGCATTCGTTACAGCAACGTCTGTCGGAACCGCTGTCGCCATTGTGACGGCTCTCTGATAGAGGGCGCAGAAGGAGCTTACACAGCGAGCGTCTCCGAAGTCGTGAACCGGGTGGGGGAAGCGGTCGAGGTCGGTGTTGACCAGATTCAGCTGACGGGTGGCTCGAATCCGGAGCCTGCGTATGACTACTACATGGAGATGGTAGGTGCGGTGCGAGCCGCCTTCCCCGACATCCACATTCAGGGCTTCGCACCCGAGCAGCTGGCCAATATCGCCAAGCGTGCGGCGCTCACCTTCACCGAAGTGTTGCGCGATCTGAAGAACGCCGGCCTGAGTTCGCTCCTCGAGGATGGAGCGGACATCTTCGACCCCACAATCCGGACTTACCTGTGCCCCGCGAAGTGCACCGGAGGGACCTGGTTGCAGATCATGCGCGAGGCCCACGAACTCGGGATGTTTACCGGAGCAAGCATGCTGTACGGGCACCTTGAAGGCCCCGAGACCAAGACCGAGCACCTCAGCCGGCTGCGCGACTTACAGGATGAGACCGACGGGTTCACGTTCTTCGCCCCGCGGGCTTTCCGGCGCAGCAAGCGGGTGCGCAACGGGCTGGTCGGAGGCCTCGAGGACCTGCGGGAGTTCGCGGTGAGCCGCGTTTTCTTGCAGAACTTCCCACATATTCGGTGTTACGCCAATGATCTGGGCATGAAAACCACCCAGATTGCACTGCAGTTCGGCGTGGACTCCGTGGTTGTCCTTGTACGCGACGGAGAGCCTTTGGACGACGGCATGCGGGCTGACGTCGGTCTGCCCAATGCTACCCAGTTGCGCGATCTGCTGGAACGTGTCTGTCCTTCCGTGTGCCCGGCCCATCTCAATCACCAGGATGAGATCCCGGCCGAGAAGTGA
- a CDS encoding sugar ABC transporter substrate-binding protein has protein sequence MIRPSRLLLCAISLATLNLLAGCVEKVSEPVGPPPGGEIINKPTAGATTTSGGIELELYTWTETDELEVNRELLKQFEADHPGIKVNLVNISGSREAMQKLETKMAAKDGPDVMSLHGAYYVGFADAGVLADLEEFARDDADFGLSDFHPRLVDMCRYQGKLFSLPRYTSIYSLFYNKALFDAEGIPHPGKGSSWTWDDYLKACKALTKDTNGDGKPDQWGCMIDFWGARLYPWLWSNGADLMDKEIKRCIIDDPNAVEALQFLVDLRHKYKVCPASTSTERNEGLTSFARGNVGMYMSGPWDIQTLNEAENLDWDVAPVPEKKTRSTMLGTENYAIWAGSRHPKEAWELFKFLLSAESQTVMAERLDKMPSRISVLQGAYAGGDAGYDRSVYVKALEYAKNPPNFPEYNQVEGILQAELDRIWLGSVAPKAGLKTAAEKVNKKLEEIRSRPE, from the coding sequence ATGATACGCCCGTCACGCCTGCTTCTGTGCGCCATATCGCTGGCGACCCTGAACCTTCTCGCAGGATGCGTGGAGAAGGTCTCTGAGCCTGTGGGGCCACCCCCGGGCGGCGAGATCATCAACAAGCCAACAGCCGGAGCCACCACGACGAGTGGCGGGATCGAGCTCGAGCTCTACACCTGGACCGAGACCGATGAACTTGAGGTCAACCGCGAACTGCTCAAGCAGTTCGAGGCCGATCACCCGGGCATCAAGGTGAACCTGGTCAACATCTCCGGCAGCCGCGAAGCCATGCAGAAGCTGGAGACGAAGATGGCCGCAAAGGACGGACCGGATGTCATGTCCCTGCATGGGGCGTACTATGTGGGTTTCGCGGATGCGGGCGTTCTGGCCGATCTGGAGGAGTTCGCCCGGGATGACGCGGACTTCGGCCTGAGCGACTTCCACCCGCGCCTGGTGGACATGTGCCGCTACCAGGGCAAGCTCTTTTCCCTGCCCCGGTATACCAGCATCTACTCTCTCTTCTACAACAAGGCTCTGTTTGACGCTGAGGGCATTCCCCACCCCGGCAAGGGTTCCTCATGGACCTGGGACGACTACCTGAAGGCATGCAAGGCGCTCACCAAAGACACCAACGGCGACGGCAAACCCGACCAGTGGGGCTGCATGATTGACTTCTGGGGCGCGCGCCTGTACCCGTGGCTTTGGTCGAACGGAGCCGATCTCATGGACAAGGAGATCAAGCGCTGCATCATCGACGACCCCAATGCAGTGGAGGCGCTGCAGTTCCTGGTGGACCTGCGCCATAAGTACAAGGTCTGCCCGGCCAGCACCTCCACAGAGCGCAATGAGGGCCTCACCAGTTTCGCGCGGGGCAATGTGGGCATGTATATGTCCGGACCGTGGGACATCCAAACGTTGAACGAAGCGGAGAATCTGGACTGGGATGTGGCCCCGGTGCCTGAAAAGAAGACGCGCTCCACCATGCTCGGCACCGAGAATTACGCCATCTGGGCGGGTTCGCGTCACCCGAAGGAAGCTTGGGAGCTGTTCAAGTTCCTGCTCAGCGCGGAAAGCCAGACGGTGATGGCCGAGAGGCTGGACAAGATGCCCTCGCGGATCTCGGTCCTCCAGGGCGCGTACGCCGGTGGGGATGCCGGCTATGACCGTTCGGTCTACGTGAAGGCCCTTGAGTATGCAAAGAACCCGCCGAACTTCCCGGAGTACAACCAGGTGGAGGGCATCCTGCAGGCGGAGCTTGATCGCATCTGGCTGGGCAGCGTGGCTCCGAAGGCGGGGCTGAAGACCGCCGCGGAGAAAGTGAACAAGAAGCTGGAGGAAATCAGATCCAGGCCTGAGTAG
- a CDS encoding efflux RND transporter periplasmic adaptor subunit: protein MSRFLVRHKWAVLAAIVLILVAVMGVVRAMGRAPEVTVARAHRGDLRLRIAASGLVEADSSDLSFEASGRISALYVAEGDPVARSQLLARISPVGGLPGATLGQDAIQSPFDGTVVEVYLRRGSIVQPGQAVLRVVSAAGGWVTAFIESEDAAYLSPGDRFACRAGGYLSRAWDVTVDQVGREAVVRRDLPGASRQVRVRMLPVQGALPLAPGTEVDIDGEVTLAHDAVLIPAACIVREGPRDLVWTVEGGQAWRRDVQVGPNNFDQIQILEGLREGEAVIVDGKADLREGMRVDAREEPSPAGDRAGGAR from the coding sequence ATGTCCCGTTTTCTCGTCCGCCATAAGTGGGCCGTGCTCGCTGCCATCGTCCTGATTTTGGTGGCAGTGATGGGTGTTGTGCGGGCGATGGGTCGTGCGCCGGAGGTTACGGTTGCCCGGGCGCACAGGGGTGATCTGCGCCTGCGCATCGCCGCATCCGGGCTGGTCGAGGCAGACAGCTCCGATCTGTCCTTCGAGGCGTCGGGCCGAATCTCTGCGCTCTACGTGGCCGAGGGAGACCCCGTCGCCCGTTCCCAGTTGCTCGCCCGAATCTCACCCGTCGGTGGGCTGCCGGGAGCTACTTTGGGCCAGGATGCCATCCAGTCGCCCTTTGACGGCACCGTGGTGGAGGTCTACCTGCGCCGGGGTTCCATCGTGCAGCCCGGACAGGCAGTGCTGCGTGTGGTGTCCGCTGCGGGCGGCTGGGTGACCGCGTTCATCGAAAGCGAGGATGCGGCCTATCTGAGCCCGGGTGATCGCTTCGCATGCCGCGCCGGCGGCTATCTGAGCCGCGCCTGGGATGTGACGGTGGACCAGGTCGGGCGCGAAGCCGTCGTGCGTAGGGACCTGCCGGGCGCGTCACGGCAGGTGCGGGTGCGGATGCTCCCGGTCCAGGGCGCACTGCCCCTCGCCCCGGGAACTGAGGTGGATATCGACGGCGAAGTTACCCTGGCCCATGACGCGGTGCTCATCCCTGCGGCCTGCATAGTCCGGGAAGGGCCAAGAGACCTCGTCTGGACCGTGGAAGGCGGGCAGGCTTGGCGGCGTGACGTGCAAGTTGGCCCCAACAACTTCGACCAGATCCAAATTCTCGAGGGCTTGCGAGAAGGCGAGGCGGTGATCGTCGACGGGAAGGCCGATCTGCGCGAGGGCATGCGCGTGGATGCGCGCGAGGAGCCCTCGCCGGCCGGCGACAGGGCCGGTGGCGCGCGATGA
- a CDS encoding DUF5010 domain-containing protein, with protein MTAALLLLLAVTSCHAQQAGWFTEPPPPGPFTGLTETDLSTVPTFTPDQPVIGTYLFYWYDVYSGAHLVDHDGTDACTTHPPSWEDYSFHSTRWWREQLKDIAAAGIDFAAPVYWGFPNGYDGWSFAGLPHLVRACDYMTRIGETCPRIALFYDTSTLAHNGAGRRIDLSTAEGKDWFYCTIRDFFSFIPPRHWAAINGRPIILLYAAAFAAKQDPALFPHVRERFKKDFGVDPYIIKQNAWQGEADSVCEWGGALGLNISACAALGPGYDHSAVPGRTPLVRDRENGAFYSRSWETLLKLNPARRPKLVMVETWNEFHEGTDVAESAEYGRQYIEITRKYADMFHAGERVEVVAGPYSNANTVVVTFGNDGKASGLRVPSQADGQNELTQVAGRECVRTRTTEWEIRYLYVDLDDSFVFDADPRPYTVEFEYLDEGPVALELHYDSQDPKGSVRDGAFKPGGRVEITGSGEWKTARLTVPDGRFANRTNGADFRIAVFGPGELCVSRISVTRD; from the coding sequence ATGACGGCTGCGTTGCTACTATTGCTTGCTGTCACTTCTTGCCATGCCCAGCAAGCCGGCTGGTTCACCGAGCCGCCGCCGCCCGGGCCATTTACCGGGCTGACTGAGACGGACCTCTCCACTGTTCCCACCTTCACCCCCGATCAACCCGTCATCGGCACGTATCTCTTCTACTGGTATGACGTTTATTCCGGCGCCCATCTCGTCGACCATGACGGGACTGACGCCTGCACCACGCACCCACCATCATGGGAGGACTACAGTTTCCACTCCACCCGCTGGTGGCGCGAGCAACTCAAGGACATTGCAGCCGCGGGTATAGACTTCGCCGCGCCGGTCTACTGGGGTTTCCCAAACGGCTATGACGGCTGGTCCTTCGCCGGTCTGCCCCATCTGGTCCGCGCCTGCGACTATATGACCCGAATCGGCGAGACCTGCCCGCGTATCGCGCTATTCTACGACACCAGCACTCTCGCGCACAATGGCGCGGGACGCCGTATAGATCTTTCGACAGCGGAAGGCAAGGATTGGTTTTACTGCACCATCCGCGATTTCTTCAGTTTCATCCCCCCGCGACACTGGGCAGCGATCAACGGGCGTCCCATCATCCTGCTCTATGCGGCCGCATTCGCGGCCAAACAGGACCCGGCACTCTTCCCGCACGTTCGTGAGCGCTTCAAGAAGGACTTCGGCGTGGACCCCTACATCATTAAACAGAATGCGTGGCAGGGCGAGGCTGACAGCGTCTGCGAGTGGGGTGGCGCCCTGGGACTGAATATCAGCGCCTGTGCGGCTCTTGGGCCTGGCTACGACCACTCGGCTGTTCCCGGACGCACGCCGCTGGTGCGCGACCGCGAAAACGGCGCCTTCTACTCCCGAAGCTGGGAGACCCTCTTGAAGCTCAATCCAGCGCGACGCCCCAAGCTGGTGATGGTCGAAACCTGGAACGAGTTCCACGAAGGAACCGATGTGGCCGAATCCGCCGAATACGGCCGCCAGTATATTGAAATAACGCGAAAATACGCCGACATGTTCCACGCCGGGGAGCGCGTGGAGGTGGTTGCTGGGCCATATTCGAACGCTAACACTGTCGTAGTTACGTTCGGTAATGACGGCAAGGCAAGCGGCCTGCGCGTCCCCAGCCAGGCCGACGGCCAGAACGAACTCACACAGGTGGCCGGCAGAGAGTGCGTCCGCACCCGCACCACCGAGTGGGAAATCCGCTACCTCTACGTGGACCTCGACGACAGCTTCGTCTTCGATGCCGACCCGCGCCCGTACACGGTGGAGTTCGAATACCTGGATGAGGGCCCCGTGGCCCTTGAGCTTCACTACGACTCCCAGGACCCGAAGGGCTCCGTTCGAGACGGGGCCTTCAAACCGGGCGGACGCGTGGAGATCACCGGGAGCGGCGAGTGGAAGACAGCCCGGCTCACCGTGCCGGACGGACGGTTCGCCAACCGCACCAACGGCGCGGACTTCCGCATTGCTGTTTTCGGCCCGGGCGAGCTCTGCGTTTCGCGAATCTCAGTCACGCGCGATTGA
- a CDS encoding histidine triad nucleotide-binding protein: protein MADCIFCKIAAGHIPAKIVYEDEFVVGFEDINPQGPVHVLMIPREHVGNIASVEQGDAELVGRLVLAGAEVAREEGIEETGYRLVLNVGPHAGESVPHLHLHVIGGRQMAWPPG, encoded by the coding sequence ATGGCTGACTGCATTTTCTGCAAGATCGCTGCGGGGCACATCCCGGCGAAGATCGTATACGAGGATGAATTCGTCGTGGGGTTCGAGGACATCAACCCCCAGGGCCCTGTTCACGTATTGATGATCCCACGGGAGCATGTGGGGAATATCGCGTCGGTGGAGCAGGGCGACGCGGAACTCGTGGGTAGACTTGTGTTGGCCGGAGCGGAAGTTGCGCGAGAGGAAGGCATCGAGGAGACCGGCTACCGCCTGGTGCTCAATGTGGGGCCCCACGCGGGAGAGTCGGTGCCCCACCTGCACCTGCACGTCATCGGCGGTCGCCAGATGGCCTGGCCGCCGGGCTAG
- a CDS encoding ABC transporter ATP-binding protein, whose translation MSSREPAVVARGLRKDYPLGDVTVQALRGVDLELPAGKFVVMLGPSGCGKTTLLNLIGGLDKPTAGELSAFGRRLSELNEARLTEYRREDVGFVFQMFNLVPTLTALENVLLIEQLVGFEGRSASVLESVGLSEFADHLPSQLSGGQQQRVAIARALVKQPRLLLADEPTGALDVQTGREVLSVLWHETRSRDMTLIMVTHNPVFAHIGDLVVTMRDGIVVEVAEGEARDPVTVA comes from the coding sequence ATGAGTTCCAGAGAGCCGGCGGTGGTGGCTCGCGGCCTGCGCAAGGATTACCCGCTGGGCGACGTGACGGTCCAGGCGCTGCGAGGCGTTGATCTCGAACTGCCTGCCGGCAAGTTCGTGGTCATGCTGGGCCCCAGCGGCTGCGGTAAAACGACGCTCCTCAATCTCATCGGCGGACTTGACAAGCCTACAGCGGGAGAGCTGTCCGCCTTCGGCAGGCGGCTGTCCGAACTCAATGAGGCGCGCCTGACGGAGTACCGACGGGAGGACGTGGGTTTCGTCTTCCAAATGTTCAACCTCGTCCCAACCCTCACCGCATTGGAGAATGTTCTCCTCATCGAGCAACTTGTGGGTTTCGAGGGGCGTTCCGCGTCGGTGCTGGAGTCCGTTGGGCTGTCCGAGTTCGCCGACCACCTCCCTTCCCAATTGAGCGGTGGCCAGCAGCAACGCGTGGCAATCGCCCGAGCTCTGGTGAAGCAGCCTCGCCTGCTGCTGGCTGACGAGCCTACCGGTGCGCTGGATGTCCAGACCGGTCGCGAGGTGCTGTCGGTCCTGTGGCACGAGACGCGGTCGCGCGACATGACCCTCATCATGGTTACCCACAATCCTGTGTTCGCACACATCGGTGATCTGGTCGTGACCATGCGGGACGGCATCGTGGTGGAGGTGGCCGAGGGTGAGGCCCGGGACCCCGTCACCGTTGCCTGA
- a CDS encoding 16S rRNA (uracil(1498)-N(3))-methyltransferase: protein MTRLFIDRVISAGEVVALPEDAAHYLLRVLRRQPGDSFVIVAADGSEHVATLEPSEGPARARVIESLEPVPAPTVNLVLYPAVLKGKHFDLVIQKTVELGVAEIVPVITRRTVSRPEGERVEGRLARWNKIALEACRQCGRNEPPPVCEPLSWCSALADWSRRGIPGIIPYEALARNPEARIKRGLAGIGYADSIAAFIGPEGGFAPSEIEEALSAGLTPVSLGPRILRAETASIAVCAIVMNEMECPQ from the coding sequence ATGACGCGCCTGTTCATCGACCGCGTGATCTCGGCAGGCGAAGTGGTTGCCTTGCCGGAGGATGCCGCGCACTACCTGCTGAGGGTCCTGCGCAGGCAGCCGGGTGACAGCTTCGTCATCGTCGCAGCCGATGGCAGCGAGCATGTCGCAACATTGGAGCCGAGTGAGGGCCCCGCGCGGGCAAGGGTGATCGAGAGCCTGGAACCCGTTCCTGCTCCGACGGTCAATCTCGTGTTGTATCCCGCGGTGCTCAAGGGCAAGCACTTCGACCTGGTAATCCAGAAGACTGTGGAACTGGGCGTGGCAGAAATCGTCCCGGTGATCACGCGCAGGACTGTCAGCAGGCCCGAAGGCGAGCGCGTTGAAGGCCGGCTGGCGAGGTGGAACAAGATCGCGCTGGAAGCCTGTCGCCAGTGCGGGCGCAACGAGCCCCCACCGGTCTGCGAGCCGCTTTCCTGGTGCAGTGCCCTGGCCGACTGGAGCCGACGCGGGATACCGGGGATCATCCCGTATGAGGCCCTGGCGCGCAACCCGGAGGCGAGAATCAAGCGGGGCCTCGCCGGGATCGGATACGCCGACAGCATCGCCGCGTTCATCGGCCCTGAAGGCGGGTTCGCCCCATCTGAGATCGAGGAAGCACTGTCCGCGGGTCTCACTCCGGTGAGTCTCGGGCCTCGGATTCTGCGCGCCGAAACGGCGTCCATCGCCGTATGCGCAATCGTGATGAACGAAATGGAGTGTCCCCAATGA
- a CDS encoding carbohydrate binding domain-containing protein has translation MRTLCLLFALTLSASCLAQDSTTPNIVQNPGFETLAANGLPEAWGADGTVFTSDETVAHNGGRSLKYSNDDAGKYVLCGQTIPLEPGLAYEFSGWIKTEDVKGEDNGATICLEWYAEDGKYLGGSYPAGFKGTTDWRQLRATGGRVPPNAAKCTVTCYLRKGCTGTAWWDDIEVRKFRYPALRTTLIEPNYRGQVTPSTKRIAVAADLNLRDYGMRPDQVVLKLSLNPAAGGDAVRTVTLTPKSETLLAEMPADGLAPGKYTLESALTTADGAQKLGVDSWRVHVLTDAEAASRTCYIDEHNRLIIDGEPFFPLGMYWGGISAGDLETYADSAFNCLMPYGGANQEQMKLLEKHNLKIIYTLKDVYYGSTWCPKGIETIDDERRFIEAKVAEYGNHPAVIAWYLNDELSTAYMDRLEAHQEWMGDLDPNHPTWVVLYQVGEIEQYRKTFDVIGTDPYPIPGSPAARAAQWTRMTVDAMHGARPVWMVPQVFNWAVYRKGEEAKQGLRPPTLDEMRSMAWQCIAEGAKGLVFYSFMDIKRDPTVPFEEQWGHVKTMAAEIAEMIPVILSVEETPKITADEAPWLNWTLRSRDGICTLIAVNNGPDEGTHTFQLPSAPTSVKAVRGDNPTVEGTVLALPFKPFEVRIVQLTF, from the coding sequence ATGCGCACGCTATGCCTCCTCTTCGCGCTCACCCTGTCGGCTTCCTGCCTCGCGCAGGATTCGACCACGCCCAACATCGTTCAGAATCCCGGCTTCGAGACCCTCGCCGCCAACGGCCTGCCCGAAGCCTGGGGAGCCGATGGTACGGTTTTCACTTCTGACGAGACCGTCGCCCACAATGGCGGGCGTTCCCTGAAATACTCCAATGACGACGCGGGCAAATACGTCCTGTGCGGCCAGACTATCCCACTTGAGCCCGGCCTGGCATACGAGTTCAGCGGCTGGATCAAGACGGAGGACGTAAAGGGCGAGGACAACGGGGCCACGATCTGCCTGGAGTGGTACGCCGAGGATGGCAAGTACCTGGGCGGCTCGTACCCTGCCGGCTTCAAGGGAACCACGGACTGGCGCCAACTCCGGGCTACGGGGGGACGCGTGCCCCCGAACGCTGCGAAATGCACCGTAACCTGTTACCTGCGCAAGGGGTGCACGGGCACCGCGTGGTGGGATGACATCGAGGTCCGCAAGTTCCGCTACCCGGCGCTGCGCACCACGCTGATTGAGCCCAACTACCGCGGGCAGGTCACCCCCTCCACGAAGCGCATCGCCGTTGCGGCCGATCTCAACCTGCGGGACTACGGAATGCGGCCTGACCAGGTTGTGCTGAAGCTCTCGCTGAACCCCGCCGCTGGTGGTGATGCGGTGAGAACAGTGACACTCACACCGAAGTCCGAGACGCTACTGGCGGAGATGCCTGCCGACGGCCTTGCGCCAGGCAAGTACACTCTCGAGAGCGCACTCACCACCGCCGACGGTGCGCAGAAGCTTGGCGTGGATTCATGGCGCGTTCATGTGCTCACGGACGCGGAAGCGGCCTCGCGAACCTGCTATATTGACGAGCACAACCGGCTGATCATCGACGGCGAGCCGTTCTTCCCGCTGGGCATGTATTGGGGCGGAATCAGTGCGGGAGACCTGGAGACCTATGCCGACAGCGCGTTCAACTGCCTGATGCCCTACGGCGGCGCGAATCAGGAGCAGATGAAGCTCCTGGAGAAACACAACCTCAAGATTATCTACACACTCAAGGACGTCTACTACGGTTCGACCTGGTGCCCCAAAGGCATCGAGACCATCGACGATGAACGCAGGTTCATCGAGGCAAAGGTCGCGGAGTACGGCAATCACCCGGCGGTCATCGCCTGGTATCTCAACGATGAGCTGTCCACAGCGTACATGGACCGGCTCGAAGCCCACCAGGAATGGATGGGGGATCTCGACCCCAATCACCCGACCTGGGTGGTGCTCTACCAGGTGGGGGAGATTGAGCAGTACCGGAAGACTTTCGACGTCATCGGTACCGACCCGTATCCAATCCCCGGAAGTCCCGCTGCACGCGCAGCGCAGTGGACGCGGATGACCGTGGACGCCATGCACGGTGCGCGACCTGTCTGGATGGTTCCCCAGGTGTTCAACTGGGCGGTGTACAGGAAGGGCGAGGAGGCCAAGCAAGGGCTGCGTCCGCCCACGCTGGATGAGATGCGCAGCATGGCCTGGCAATGCATCGCCGAAGGCGCCAAAGGCCTGGTTTTCTACTCGTTCATGGACATCAAGAGGGATCCCACAGTGCCCTTCGAGGAGCAGTGGGGGCACGTCAAAACCATGGCGGCGGAAATTGCGGAGATGATCCCGGTGATCCTCTCTGTGGAAGAGACGCCGAAGATTACCGCCGACGAGGCGCCGTGGCTCAACTGGACGCTGCGCAGCAGGGATGGGATCTGCACGCTGATCGCGGTAAACAACGGGCCTGACGAGGGCACACACACTTTCCAGCTTCCGTCCGCGCCGACGAGCGTGAAGGCCGTCCGCGGCGACAACCCGACGGTGGAAGGGACGGTCCTCGCTTTGCCATTCAAGCCCTTTGAAGTGCGGATCGTACAGCTTACCTTCTGA